The Anaerobacillus alkaliphilus genome window below encodes:
- a CDS encoding aspartyl-phosphate phosphatase Spo0E family protein yields MKKYGNMGATLGEIEEARKHMIKLAYENPLNSQVVIDASTKLDKLLNTINNCIYRK; encoded by the coding sequence ATGAAGAAATATGGAAATATGGGTGCTACACTTGGGGAAATTGAAGAAGCACGAAAGCATATGATCAAACTAGCTTATGAAAACCCCCTTAATTCTCAAGTTGTCATAGATGCTAGTACTAAGTTGGACAAGCTGCTAAATACAATAAATAATTGCATATACAGAAAATAA
- the sigW gene encoding RNA polymerase sigma factor SigW, whose amino-acid sequence MDTLVERIIKDVKKGDQHAFAELVELYKDKVYQISYRMVGNVHEAQDIAQEAFLRAYMNIDSYDTNRKFSTWLFRIVTNLSIDRLRKKKPDFYLDQEVGGTEGLTLSSQIAAADELPEDIIITHELQDWIQGEILKLPTKYRSAIILKYIEDLSLKEISEILDLPIATVKTRIHRGREALRKRLSNI is encoded by the coding sequence ATGGACACATTAGTAGAGCGCATAATTAAAGATGTTAAAAAAGGCGATCAGCATGCCTTTGCCGAATTAGTTGAGCTGTATAAGGATAAAGTTTATCAAATTTCTTATCGGATGGTAGGAAACGTTCATGAAGCTCAAGACATTGCCCAAGAGGCATTTTTAAGGGCTTATATGAACATTGATTCATACGATACTAATCGAAAGTTTTCAACATGGTTATTTCGCATCGTAACAAATCTTTCAATTGATCGTCTTAGAAAGAAAAAGCCTGATTTTTACCTAGATCAAGAGGTTGGTGGGACAGAAGGCTTGACATTATCATCTCAAATTGCAGCAGCAGACGAGCTGCCAGAAGATATTATCATTACTCATGAATTACAAGATTGGATCCAAGGAGAAATCTTGAAGTTGCCAACCAAGTACCGGTCAGCTATTATTTTAAAGTACATTGAGGACTTATCGTTGAAGGAAATTAGCGAAATTTTAGATTTACCTATTGCAACTGTGAAAACTCGTATACACCGAGGTAGAGAAGCATTAAGAAAACGATTAAGTAATATATAA
- a CDS encoding anti-sigma factor family protein, producing MNCEKEIVSLIHKYLDEEITDSERKQLTVHLKNCENCRTHMNELKKSIAFIQSSSHIEAPPNFTSLVMNSLPQQKKSVNWKRWMKNHPILVAASIFLVFMAMSIFSSWVDVGEQLSVSGQANVIIDKERNVVVVPEGEIVEGDIVVKNASIQVDGQVNGNVTVINGHKYMASAGQVAGNIEEINKGLDWIWYNIKSFFSEVVNIFGEDKD from the coding sequence ATGAACTGTGAAAAAGAAATAGTCTCCTTAATTCATAAGTATCTGGATGAAGAAATCACAGATAGCGAACGGAAGCAGCTAACGGTTCATTTAAAAAATTGTGAAAATTGCAGGACTCATATGAATGAATTGAAAAAATCAATTGCCTTCATTCAAAGTTCTTCTCATATCGAGGCACCTCCAAACTTTACTAGCCTTGTTATGAATAGTTTGCCCCAACAAAAGAAGTCGGTGAATTGGAAGCGTTGGATGAAGAACCACCCAATCTTAGTAGCTGCATCAATCTTCTTAGTATTTATGGCGATGAGTATATTTTCAAGTTGGGTGGATGTTGGAGAGCAGCTTTCAGTTTCGGGTCAAGCCAACGTAATCATTGACAAAGAGCGTAATGTGGTAGTGGTACCAGAGGGAGAAATTGTTGAAGGAGATATAGTAGTTAAAAACGCAAGTATTCAAGTAGATGGGCAAGTAAATGGTAATGTTACAGTTATAAATGGCCATAAATATATGGCATCTGCTGGTCAAGTGGCTGGAAATATTGAGGAAATTAATAAAGGATTGGATTGGATTTGGTATAATATAAAATCTTTCTTTTCTGAAGTTGTTAATATATTTGGAGAAGATAAGGATTAA
- the cdaA gene encoding diadenylate cyclase CdaA: protein MMLPEDVQFLNILRIAIDILLVTFVIYKIIMIIRGTKAVQLLKGITVILIVWFLSGQLGLHTLRWIMSQAVIYGLLAIIILFQPELRRALEQLGRGKFLARTSSIDDQETEKAIDEIVKASIYMGKRRIGALISIERETGMNDYIETGISVRGKLSSELLINIFIPNTPLHDGAVILKNHQIMAAGCYLPLSEDPFISKELGTRHRAALGISEVTDSVTLVVSEETGSISVTKNGELHRNLEEEALRELLMQELVTNIKTNSTSLWQWGGKKNG from the coding sequence ATGATGCTGCCAGAAGATGTACAATTTCTTAACATATTAAGAATAGCTATAGATATATTACTTGTTACCTTTGTAATTTATAAAATTATAATGATCATTCGTGGCACAAAAGCAGTTCAGCTACTTAAAGGTATTACAGTTATATTAATTGTTTGGTTTTTAAGTGGGCAGTTAGGATTACATACGCTTAGATGGATAATGTCCCAAGCGGTTATATATGGATTATTAGCAATAATTATTCTTTTCCAACCGGAACTTAGAAGAGCACTCGAACAATTAGGGAGGGGGAAATTCCTTGCTAGAACGAGTTCCATAGATGACCAAGAAACAGAGAAAGCGATAGATGAAATTGTAAAAGCTTCTATCTACATGGGGAAGCGTCGTATTGGAGCGTTGATCTCAATCGAGAGAGAGACCGGTATGAATGACTATATTGAAACAGGAATTTCCGTAAGAGGAAAACTTTCATCTGAATTATTAATTAATATCTTTATACCGAATACCCCACTTCATGATGGAGCGGTTATCCTTAAAAATCATCAAATTATGGCTGCTGGTTGTTACTTACCTCTTTCGGAAGACCCTTTTATCTCTAAAGAATTAGGGACAAGGCATCGAGCAGCATTAGGCATTAGTGAAGTAACAGATAGTGTTACTTTGGTTGTTTCAGAAGAGACAGGAAGTATATCTGTAACCAAGAATGGAGAACTTCACCGTAATCTAGAGGAAGAAGCATTAAGAGAGTTATTAATGCAAGAGCTTGTTACAAATATAAAAACAAATTCAACTTCTCTTTGGCAGTGGGGGGGGAAGAAAAATGGATAA
- a CDS encoding CdaR family protein, whose product MDKLYNNSWFVKAISFFIALMLFAIVNLDNATNQPGALQPITNGSYTIDEVPLTVYYNEEEFAITQMVEYVQINLRGPQNVLTLFQFARPSYDVFIDLRNLGVGTHEVAVQHRNFPNELTVNVLPQTVKVTIEEKRTISIPVDIEILNKAAIAEGYTVGTPIVEPVNVEITAAESIISQVGFAKGFVDVKDMNETVEKSVPIKVYDQHGNELYIDVTPTIVDVKIPITSPNKDVPLKISRTGELPEGLSIKSINSEPSTVKIFGPRTIINQINVIEGISVDLTTITENTILEVEVPVPEGVEKVTPATVRLIIEVDVEESLEVTDIPVEVVGIGEQMDVAFTIPEQERITLIVRGSPATIQRIRNQDIKVYIDVSELPIGEHSLPLQITGPLNVRYTKPFNELSVTISEVLSAEEEDNETETNE is encoded by the coding sequence ATGGATAAGTTATACAACAATTCATGGTTTGTTAAAGCAATTTCATTTTTTATAGCACTGATGTTATTTGCAATCGTTAACCTCGATAACGCAACTAATCAGCCCGGTGCTTTACAACCAATTACCAACGGTTCCTACACGATTGATGAAGTTCCTTTAACTGTCTATTATAACGAAGAGGAATTTGCTATTACTCAAATGGTTGAATATGTTCAGATTAACTTAAGAGGTCCACAAAATGTATTAACCTTATTTCAGTTTGCAAGACCTTCTTATGACGTATTTATAGACCTACGTAATTTAGGAGTAGGAACTCACGAAGTGGCTGTACAACATCGGAATTTTCCAAATGAGCTTACGGTGAATGTTCTACCCCAAACAGTCAAAGTTACGATTGAAGAAAAAAGAACAATTTCTATTCCAGTGGATATTGAAATTTTAAATAAAGCGGCCATAGCAGAGGGGTATACAGTTGGCACGCCAATTGTTGAACCTGTGAATGTGGAGATAACAGCTGCTGAAAGTATTATAAGTCAAGTAGGTTTTGCAAAGGGATTTGTCGATGTCAAAGATATGAATGAAACAGTAGAAAAGAGTGTACCAATTAAAGTATATGACCAACATGGGAATGAACTTTACATTGATGTAACTCCTACCATTGTCGATGTAAAAATACCTATTACTAGTCCTAATAAAGATGTTCCATTAAAAATTAGCCGTACTGGCGAGCTTCCAGAGGGATTAAGCATCAAAAGTATTAATTCTGAACCAAGTACTGTTAAGATTTTTGGACCTAGAACTATTATTAATCAAATTAATGTAATAGAGGGTATTAGTGTAGATCTAACTACCATCACTGAAAATACAATTCTCGAAGTGGAAGTTCCAGTTCCAGAGGGGGTTGAAAAAGTTACCCCGGCTACTGTAAGACTTATCATTGAGGTAGACGTCGAAGAGTCATTGGAGGTAACTGATATTCCAGTTGAAGTAGTTGGAATAGGGGAACAAATGGATGTGGCGTTTACCATACCTGAACAAGAAAGGATTACGTTAATTGTTAGGGGCTCGCCAGCAACAATTCAAAGAATACGTAATCAGGATATAAAAGTCTATATAGATGTAAGTGAGTTACCAATTGGTGAACATTCATTACCATTACAGATAACTGGCCCTCTAAATGTGAGATACACAAAGCCATTTAATGAATTATCAGTGACAATTTCTGAGGTACTAAGTGCTGAGGAAGAAGACAACGAGACTGAAACGAACGAGTAA
- the glmM gene encoding phosphoglucosamine mutase: protein MGKYFGTDGVRGVANTELTPELAFKLGRYGGYVLTKSSEKPKVLIGRDTRISGHMLEGALVAGLLSIGAEVMRLGVISTPGVAYLTKAISAQAGVMISASHNPVEDNGIKFFGPDGFKLLDHQEEEIEKLLDQEEDNLPRPVGGNVGQINDYFEGGQKYLQFLKQTVEEDFTGIHIALDCANGAASSLAPHLFADLEADISTIGTNPNGLNINDGVGSTHPEKLAQFVLDRKADIGLAFDGDADRLIAIDENGTIVDGDQIMFICAKYFKEQGRLRHQTVVSTVMSNLGFYKAVEEAGIEAKQTAVGDRYVMEEMRKGGYNLGGEQSGHIIFLDYNTTGDGLLSALQLVNIMKVTKKPLSLLASEMTKFPQKLVNIRVEDKQAMLTNEVINDKIRRVEEAMGGEGRILVRPSGTEPLVRVMAEAPTQELCDQYVQEIVDVVKKEMGNQ from the coding sequence ATGGGTAAATACTTTGGAACAGATGGAGTCAGAGGTGTGGCTAATACTGAACTGACGCCGGAATTAGCATTTAAACTAGGAAGGTATGGCGGGTACGTCTTAACAAAGAGTTCTGAAAAACCAAAAGTTTTAATAGGACGTGACACACGTATTTCAGGTCACATGTTAGAAGGGGCATTAGTAGCTGGTTTGCTTTCCATTGGCGCTGAAGTAATGCGTTTAGGAGTGATTTCAACTCCAGGAGTAGCTTATTTAACAAAGGCAATTAGTGCTCAAGCGGGAGTTATGATTTCAGCTTCACATAACCCTGTTGAAGATAATGGAATTAAGTTTTTTGGACCAGATGGATTTAAATTATTAGATCATCAAGAAGAAGAAATTGAAAAGCTTTTAGATCAAGAGGAAGATAACCTCCCTCGTCCTGTTGGTGGAAACGTTGGACAAATAAATGATTACTTCGAAGGTGGTCAAAAGTATCTTCAATTTTTAAAGCAAACTGTTGAGGAAGACTTTACGGGTATTCATATTGCGCTTGACTGTGCAAATGGGGCAGCATCATCTTTAGCACCACATCTTTTTGCCGATTTAGAAGCAGATATTTCAACGATCGGAACAAATCCAAACGGCTTAAATATCAATGATGGTGTAGGTTCAACACATCCTGAAAAGTTAGCACAATTCGTCCTAGATAGAAAAGCTGATATTGGCTTAGCCTTTGATGGTGATGCAGATCGTTTAATTGCTATTGATGAAAATGGAACCATCGTTGATGGAGATCAAATTATGTTTATTTGTGCCAAGTACTTTAAAGAACAAGGCAGATTAAGACATCAAACTGTTGTTTCAACAGTCATGAGCAATTTAGGTTTTTATAAGGCGGTTGAAGAGGCAGGAATTGAAGCAAAACAAACAGCAGTTGGAGATCGTTATGTAATGGAAGAGATGAGAAAAGGTGGCTATAACCTAGGCGGAGAACAATCAGGCCATATCATTTTCTTAGACTATAATACTACTGGTGATGGATTGTTATCGGCGTTACAACTAGTTAATATTATGAAGGTAACGAAAAAGCCTTTATCCTTATTAGCTTCAGAAATGACAAAGTTCCCACAAAAGCTTGTAAACATTAGGGTGGAAGATAAACAAGCAATGCTAACCAATGAAGTTATTAATGATAAAATTCGCCGTGTAGAAGAAGCTATGGGTGGAGAAGGTCGTATCCTAGTTCGCCCTTCAGGAACAGAGCCTTTGGTACGTGTCATGGCAGAAGCTCCAACACAAGAACTATGCGATCAATATGTTCAAGAAATTGTTGATGTTGTAAAAAAAGAAATGGGTAACCAATAA
- the glmS gene encoding glutamine--fructose-6-phosphate transaminase (isomerizing) — MCGIVGYVGKEDAKEILLKGLEKLEYRGYDSAGIAIVNDEGVHLFKEKGRIAQLREVVDQNEAGTVGIGHTRWATHGAPSRVNAHPHQSTSHRFTIVHNGVIENYEEIQKEYLADVEFVSETDTEVIVQLVERSMGEGNSVERAFRQTLSLLKGSYAIALLDETDPDKIYVGKNKSPLLVGLGDGVNVVASDAMAMLNVTNEFVELMDKEIVIVTRDSVTIKNLAGVTVARDSFIAELDASDIEKGTYPHYMLKEIDEQPLVIRNIISKYQDENGEVTLDDEIRHAMNAADRIYIIAAGTSYHAGLVGKQLIETIAKKPVETHIASEFLYNMPLISNNPLFIFISQSGETADSRGVLVNVKKLGHPALTITNVPGSTLSREADFTLHTVAGPEIAVASTKAYTAQMAVLALLAVDTAKAQGIAVEFDAIKELSIVATVMEALCDQKEALEKVARDYLSTTRNCFFIGRASDYYVGLEGALKLKEISYIQAEGFAGGELKHGTIALIEEGTPVIALATQEHVNLSIRGNVKEVAARGANPCIISLEGLNSENDQFIIPKVHDYLTPLVAVIPLQLIAYYASLHRGCDVDKPRNLAKSVTVE; from the coding sequence ATGTGCGGAATCGTTGGATATGTAGGAAAAGAAGATGCAAAAGAAATTTTACTAAAAGGTTTAGAGAAATTAGAATATAGAGGATATGACTCAGCTGGTATCGCAATTGTAAATGACGAAGGCGTTCATCTTTTTAAAGAAAAAGGCCGTATTGCACAATTACGTGAGGTTGTAGATCAAAATGAAGCTGGTACAGTGGGAATTGGTCATACACGTTGGGCAACACATGGTGCTCCAAGTCGCGTAAATGCACATCCACATCAAAGTACTTCACATCGTTTTACGATTGTTCATAATGGTGTTATTGAAAATTACGAAGAAATTCAAAAAGAGTATCTTGCTGATGTTGAATTTGTTAGTGAAACTGACACAGAGGTTATCGTTCAATTAGTAGAACGTTCAATGGGAGAAGGAAATTCTGTGGAAAGAGCATTTAGACAGACTCTTTCTCTATTAAAAGGCTCTTATGCAATCGCCCTTTTAGATGAAACAGATCCAGATAAAATTTACGTTGGTAAAAATAAAAGCCCATTATTAGTAGGTCTAGGTGATGGTGTTAATGTTGTAGCGAGTGATGCGATGGCAATGCTGAACGTTACCAATGAGTTTGTTGAACTTATGGATAAGGAAATTGTTATTGTTACTCGTGACTCTGTAACGATTAAGAATTTAGCTGGAGTTACTGTCGCTAGAGATTCATTTATAGCTGAACTTGATGCAAGTGATATCGAAAAAGGCACGTATCCGCATTACATGTTAAAAGAAATTGATGAGCAGCCACTTGTTATTCGTAATATTATCTCAAAATATCAAGATGAAAATGGCGAAGTTACTTTAGATGATGAAATTCGTCACGCTATGAATGCTGCTGATCGAATTTATATTATTGCAGCTGGAACAAGTTATCACGCTGGTCTAGTAGGAAAACAATTGATTGAAACAATTGCTAAAAAACCAGTTGAAACGCATATTGCTAGTGAGTTCCTTTACAATATGCCGTTAATTTCAAACAACCCACTCTTTATTTTTATTTCACAAAGCGGTGAAACAGCAGATAGCCGCGGAGTATTGGTGAATGTAAAAAAATTAGGTCACCCTGCACTAACAATTACAAATGTTCCAGGGTCTACTCTTTCTCGTGAAGCTGATTTTACGCTTCACACTGTCGCTGGTCCTGAAATTGCAGTGGCATCAACAAAAGCTTACACAGCGCAAATGGCAGTTTTAGCATTGCTAGCAGTTGACACAGCCAAAGCTCAAGGTATAGCAGTAGAGTTTGATGCAATCAAAGAATTAAGTATTGTTGCTACAGTAATGGAAGCATTATGTGACCAAAAAGAAGCTCTTGAAAAAGTTGCTCGTGACTATTTAAGCACTACACGTAATTGTTTCTTTATCGGTCGTGCTTCTGACTACTATGTCGGTCTTGAAGGCGCCCTGAAGTTAAAAGAGATTTCATATATTCAAGCAGAAGGTTTTGCTGGTGGAGAATTAAAGCACGGAACAATTGCTTTGATTGAGGAAGGTACACCAGTTATTGCGTTAGCAACTCAAGAACATGTAAACTTAAGCATACGTGGAAATGTTAAGGAAGTAGCTGCACGTGGAGCTAATCCATGTATCATTAGCTTAGAGGGATTAAATTCAGAAAATGATCAATTTATTATTCCTAAAGTACATGACTATTTAACGCCACTTGTTGCAGTTATTCCACTACAACTTATTGCTTACTATGCTTCGTTACACAGAGGTTGTGACGTTGACAAACCAAGAAACTTAGCAAAAAGTGTAACTGTAGAATAG
- a CDS encoding MBL fold metallo-hydrolase, with translation MDKDMQYGDDYKYIPTTSIGSGVTQVVAPDVTCHTIQVVNICIVSKSSGWVLVDAGMPHSAEGIIQVTEEIHGKGTRPEAIILTHGHFDHVGAIIELIEHWKVPVYAHQLELPFLTGKTDYPEPDPTVEGGLIAKLSPLFPNDAINLGEHVKALPEDGSIPAMTGWKWYHTPGHTPGHISLFREHDRVLIAGDAFVTVKQDSLYKVLTQEQEISGPPRYFTTDWKDAWDSVKRLASLKPAVAITGHGLPMAGELLTSSLETLVNEFDKLAIPDYGRYVNGDAKLH, from the coding sequence ATGGATAAAGACATGCAATACGGAGATGATTATAAATACATCCCCACTACTTCAATTGGTAGTGGAGTAACGCAGGTGGTGGCGCCAGATGTAACTTGCCATACCATTCAAGTTGTGAATATATGTATCGTTAGTAAAAGTTCAGGTTGGGTTCTAGTAGATGCTGGTATGCCTCATTCCGCCGAGGGAATCATTCAGGTAACTGAAGAAATTCATGGTAAAGGCACTAGACCTGAAGCGATTATTTTAACACATGGCCATTTTGATCATGTAGGTGCTATTATCGAATTAATTGAACATTGGAAGGTTCCTGTGTATGCACATCAGTTAGAGTTGCCGTTCTTAACAGGAAAAACAGATTATCCAGAGCCTGATCCTACTGTTGAAGGCGGCTTAATAGCAAAATTATCACCACTTTTTCCGAACGATGCGATAAATCTAGGAGAGCATGTCAAAGCACTTCCTGAAGATGGAAGTATTCCTGCAATGACTGGCTGGAAATGGTACCATACTCCAGGTCATACACCAGGTCATATCTCGCTATTCCGTGAACATGATCGTGTTTTGATTGCTGGAGATGCCTTTGTCACAGTAAAACAAGACTCTCTTTACAAAGTTTTGACACAAGAGCAAGAAATCAGTGGTCCACCTAGATACTTTACAACCGATTGGAAAGATGCCTGGGACTCAGTAAAAAGGTTAGCTTCACTTAAACCAGCAGTAGCAATTACCGGCCATGGTCTACCTATGGCTGGAGAGTTACTTACAAGTAGTTTAGAGACCTTGGTAAACGAATTTGATAAATTAGCGATTCCTGACTATGGTCGATATGTTAATGGTGATGCTAAATTGCATTAA
- a CDS encoding manganese catalase family protein, whose protein sequence is MFYHVKELQYHAKPERPDPIFARKLQEILGGQFGEISVAIQYLFQGWNFRGDEKYRDLLMDTGTEELAHIEMLSTMIARLLDGAPVGDLEDAAKDPVIGAILGGMNPQHAIVSGLGAMPADSVGNPWTASYINASGNLLADFRMNLTYESHGRLQAVRLYEMTNDRGVKDMLSWLIARDTMHQNMWKAAIAELEAQENIVVPSTFPRQLEKQEVSYAFFNLSRGEESSQGRWASGPSMDSMGQFTYVAEPFPFGKKPKLNPPPPYTHNTMLPKTTRHNPPPSMY, encoded by the coding sequence GTGTTTTATCACGTAAAAGAATTACAATATCATGCAAAACCTGAGAGGCCTGATCCAATTTTTGCAAGAAAGCTACAAGAAATACTTGGCGGACAATTCGGAGAAATATCTGTCGCCATTCAATATTTATTTCAAGGGTGGAATTTCCGTGGTGATGAGAAATATCGTGATCTTCTAATGGATACGGGGACTGAAGAATTAGCACATATCGAAATGTTATCAACTATGATTGCACGTCTTCTTGATGGTGCACCTGTTGGGGATCTAGAAGATGCTGCGAAAGATCCTGTTATTGGGGCTATCTTAGGGGGAATGAATCCTCAGCATGCCATCGTATCAGGCTTAGGTGCAATGCCAGCTGATAGCGTCGGTAATCCCTGGACAGCCAGTTACATTAATGCTAGCGGTAACTTATTAGCTGATTTTCGCATGAATTTAACATATGAATCTCACGGAAGACTTCAAGCAGTTAGACTTTATGAAATGACAAATGACCGTGGCGTTAAGGATATGCTTTCATGGTTAATTGCAAGAGACACGATGCATCAAAACATGTGGAAAGCAGCTATTGCAGAACTAGAAGCACAAGAGAATATCGTTGTACCTAGTACTTTCCCTAGACAATTAGAGAAGCAAGAGGTTTCATATGCATTCTTCAACTTATCAAGAGGCGAAGAAAGTAGTCAAGGGCGTTGGGCAAGCGGACCTAGTATGGACAGTATGGGCCAATTTACGTATGTTGCTGAACCGTTTCCTTTTGGAAAAAAACCTAAATTAAATCCGCCACCACCGTATACACATAACACAATGCTTCCAAAAACAACTCGACATAATCCACCACCAAGCATGTACTAA
- a CDS encoding exopolyphosphatase, with the protein MRLVTRSDFDGLVTAMLLKKLGMIEEMKFVHPKDMQDGKVEITKNDILTNVPFVEGCGLWFDHHASELRRSEEEGFEFEGEVRIADSAARVVYEYYGGREKFGPKLDDIMEGVDKADAAKFSKEDILNPKGWDLLSFIMDARTGLGRFHDYRISNYQLMEKLVDLCSDATVEEVLADYDVHERVKRYFELNEQFKDMLLAHTRTEGNVIITDVRDVETIFPGNRFLIYALFPEQNISLWVVDGFRKQNCSIACGHSIINKTSQTHVGHLMREFNGGGHRAAGTCQVSYEDAANTIETIVQTMKQDG; encoded by the coding sequence ATGAGATTAGTAACAAGATCAGATTTTGATGGGCTAGTAACAGCAATGCTACTAAAAAAATTAGGTATGATAGAGGAAATGAAGTTTGTACATCCAAAAGATATGCAGGATGGAAAAGTTGAGATTACAAAAAATGATATCTTAACAAATGTACCATTCGTTGAAGGTTGTGGACTTTGGTTCGATCACCATGCAAGTGAGTTGCGTCGTTCTGAGGAAGAAGGGTTCGAATTTGAGGGTGAAGTTCGTATTGCTGATAGTGCAGCTAGAGTTGTTTATGAATATTACGGTGGACGAGAGAAGTTTGGTCCTAAATTAGACGACATTATGGAAGGCGTAGATAAAGCTGATGCAGCAAAATTCAGCAAGGAAGATATCTTAAATCCAAAGGGCTGGGATCTATTATCCTTTATTATGGATGCTAGAACAGGATTAGGCCGTTTTCATGATTACCGAATTAGCAACTACCAACTAATGGAGAAATTAGTTGACTTATGTTCTGATGCAACAGTTGAAGAGGTATTGGCTGACTATGACGTTCATGAACGTGTAAAGCGTTACTTTGAGCTTAATGAGCAGTTTAAAGATATGCTACTAGCACACACGAGAACTGAAGGTAATGTGATTATTACAGATGTTCGCGATGTTGAAACAATATTCCCGGGAAATAGATTTTTAATTTATGCATTATTTCCAGAACAAAATATTTCTTTGTGGGTCGTTGACGGCTTTCGTAAACAAAATTGTTCAATTGCATGTGGGCATAGCATTATTAATAAGACATCACAAACACATGTGGGCCATTTAATGAGAGAGTTCAATGGTGGTGGCCACCGTGCAGCTGGTACTTGTCAGGTTTCCTATGAAGATGCAGCAAATACAATTGAAACAATCGTCCAAACGATGAAACAGGACGGATAA
- a CDS encoding twin-arginine translocase TatA/TatE family subunit: MLSNIGMPGLILIIVIALFIFGPKKLPELGRTIGSTLREFKHSVNGIMNNNESTEQKSQNETQSTNIKQ, translated from the coding sequence ATGTTGTCAAATATCGGCATGCCAGGTCTAATTTTAATTATTGTAATTGCTTTGTTTATTTTTGGCCCCAAGAAATTACCAGAGTTAGGAAGAACCATTGGAAGCACTTTAAGAGAATTTAAACATTCAGTAAATGGTATTATGAACAATAATGAGAGTACAGAACAAAAAAGTCAGAATGAAACTCAGTCAACAAATATAAAACAATAA
- the fdhD gene encoding formate dehydrogenase accessory sulfurtransferase FdhD, with the protein MFNKTCPEEYPINLYINSRNLLTIQLTEVHLEDWAIGYMYAEGIIDSPDEVKSITIDPYRGNIHVDLGNSIDMDVFLQKKKTITAGCGKGATFRSIKEMSNFKKVQEARSVSPALLRQKMKEMYKLTPLYHQTGGMHAACIIDEQGEMIVREDIGRHNAVDKVIGAALKKGLTGKECVIMTTGRISMEMCSKVARFGIGVAASRTAATNLAVALAKELNVDLVGYVRGQSAYVYTDGKRILKLVNE; encoded by the coding sequence ATGTTTAATAAAACGTGTCCAGAAGAGTATCCGATAAATTTGTATATAAATTCTCGTAATCTATTAACTATCCAATTAACAGAAGTTCATTTAGAGGATTGGGCTATTGGTTATATGTACGCTGAAGGTATTATCGATTCTCCAGATGAGGTTAAGTCAATAACCATTGATCCTTATCGAGGAAACATTCATGTTGATTTAGGTAATAGCATTGATATGGATGTCTTCTTACAAAAGAAAAAAACAATAACCGCTGGTTGTGGTAAAGGTGCTACCTTTCGATCAATAAAAGAAATGAGCAATTTCAAAAAGGTGCAGGAAGCGAGAAGTGTTTCTCCTGCTCTATTAAGACAGAAGATGAAAGAGATGTATAAATTAACGCCTCTTTATCATCAAACTGGTGGAATGCATGCTGCCTGTATTATTGACGAGCAAGGTGAAATGATTGTCAGAGAAGACATTGGAAGACATAATGCTGTCGATAAGGTTATTGGTGCGGCGTTGAAGAAAGGTCTAACTGGCAAGGAGTGTGTCATCATGACAACTGGCCGAATCTCCATGGAAATGTGCTCGAAAGTGGCTCGCTTTGGTATTGGAGTAGCTGCTTCAAGAACAGCTGCAACAAATCTTGCGGTGGCTTTGGCAAAAGAATTAAACGTTGATCTAGTAGGTTATGTAAGAGGTCAATCTGCATATGTTTATACTGATGGAAAGCGCATTCTTAAGTTAGTTAATGAGTAA